Proteins from one Paraburkholderia sp. BL10I2N1 genomic window:
- a CDS encoding protein YgfX — MAAYSCLASRLGGWHALPLALAVLALLVSGATAHASAQPRALRIGPDGLSVWSRGGEALAHGPIVGYSQWGGWLLILAVANDSGRLRRLIISADALPDDAFRKLAVLGRRGSSVL; from the coding sequence GTGGCAGCCTATTCATGTCTCGCTTCTCGACTTGGCGGCTGGCACGCACTTCCTTTGGCACTCGCCGTTCTTGCACTTCTCGTCTCAGGCGCTACCGCACACGCCTCTGCCCAGCCGCGAGCGCTGAGAATCGGGCCAGATGGCCTGTCGGTCTGGAGCCGCGGGGGCGAAGCGCTTGCTCACGGTCCGATCGTGGGCTATTCCCAGTGGGGCGGCTGGCTTCTCATTCTTGCTGTCGCTAACGACAGTGGGCGGCTCAGGCGGCTGATCATTTCGGCCGACGCGTTGCCTGACGACGCATTCCGCAAACTGGCGGTGCTTGGCCGTCGCGGCTCGTCCGTCCTGTAA
- a CDS encoding sigma-E factor negative regulatory protein: MGSVSMQSQASSRGERLSAFVDGELSGEEHLNKFIADLDHEDRATWSHYHLIGDTLRSDDLAVSPSASNAFLAGFAARFEAEAHVLAPAAMPVAQRLLSLRRRVLPAFAVAAAAATLTWIVVPQLQGVGGTGLGGAPVASVSSHGDAVQRIAMASVPVATAQPAIQDANIIRDASLDQYLEAHQQFAQQPVVPGSMPLIRAAAAVTTQGQ, encoded by the coding sequence ATGGGGTCGGTCTCGATGCAATCGCAAGCAAGCTCGCGAGGCGAGCGTCTGTCCGCTTTTGTCGACGGTGAGCTGTCCGGCGAAGAGCATCTGAACAAGTTTATTGCGGATCTCGATCACGAGGATCGCGCAACCTGGTCGCACTATCACCTGATCGGCGATACGTTGCGCTCCGACGATCTGGCGGTGAGTCCCTCAGCCAGCAATGCCTTCCTCGCCGGTTTCGCAGCCCGTTTCGAGGCTGAAGCGCACGTGCTCGCGCCCGCTGCGATGCCGGTCGCGCAACGTTTGCTGTCGCTTCGTCGCCGTGTTTTGCCGGCGTTTGCCGTCGCGGCTGCCGCGGCCACACTGACATGGATCGTCGTGCCGCAATTGCAGGGCGTCGGCGGTACGGGCCTGGGTGGCGCGCCGGTCGCGTCGGTTTCGTCGCATGGGGATGCGGTGCAGCGCATCGCAATGGCTTCGGTGCCGGTCGCAACCGCGCAGCCTGCCATTCAGGACGCCAACATCATTCGTGACGCCAGTCTCGACCAGTATCTGGAAGCCCATCAGCAATTTGCCCAACAGCCAGTCGTGCCGGGCTCGATGCCGCTGATCCGTGCCGCTGCTGCTGTGACCACGCAAGGCCAATAG
- a CDS encoding DegQ family serine endoprotease gives MTNFSVRRFFAATMVAVCLPLLPHTASATSASNLPDFTDLVDKVGPAVVNIRTTAHVSNSTRGLPPGMDDGDMSEFFRRFFGIPMPQSPQQPGTPPRGGGGGGGGGGGGGGSQDAPDSGGDSEQNSGVGSGFILSADGYVMTNAHVIDDADTIYVTLTDKREFKAKLIGVDDRTDVAVVKINASNLPVVTIGDSNKVRVGEWVVAIGSPFGLENTVTAGIVSAKGRDTGDYLPFIQTDVAVNPGNSGGPLINMQGEVIGINSQIYSRTGGFMGISFAIPIDEAMRVADQLKSTGKVVRGRIAVAIGEVTKDVADSLGLPKAQGALVSSVEPGGPADKAGVQPGDIILKFNSHSVDTATDLPRMVGDTKPGTKATITVWRKGQTRDLPVTIAEMQPEKTASVDEKKPVPPKPRATNSLGVAVSDIPADELKSLKLRGGVQVDAVEGPAARVGLQKGDVILRVGDTDITSAKQFDEITSHVDPQKMVALLVRRGDNTQFVPIRPRVAPAQK, from the coding sequence ATGACGAACTTCTCGGTGCGCAGATTTTTTGCAGCCACGATGGTGGCGGTTTGTTTGCCGCTCTTGCCGCACACGGCGTCGGCGACCTCTGCAAGCAACCTTCCCGATTTCACCGATCTCGTCGACAAGGTCGGCCCCGCAGTTGTGAATATTCGCACCACGGCTCACGTGTCGAATTCTACGCGCGGCTTGCCACCCGGCATGGACGACGGCGATATGTCGGAGTTTTTTCGACGATTCTTCGGCATTCCCATGCCCCAGTCTCCGCAACAACCAGGTACGCCGCCTCGTGGCGGTGGCGGTGGTGGCGGTGGCGGTGGTGGTGGGGGCGGCAGTCAGGATGCGCCTGACAGCGGCGGCGACTCCGAACAGAACAGCGGCGTAGGCTCTGGCTTCATCCTGTCTGCCGATGGCTACGTGATGACGAACGCACACGTGATCGACGACGCCGATACCATTTACGTCACGCTCACGGACAAACGCGAGTTCAAGGCGAAGCTCATCGGTGTCGACGATCGCACCGATGTCGCCGTCGTGAAGATCAACGCATCGAATCTGCCGGTCGTGACGATCGGGGATTCGAACAAGGTTCGCGTGGGTGAATGGGTAGTGGCCATCGGCTCGCCGTTCGGCCTGGAAAACACCGTGACGGCGGGTATCGTCAGCGCCAAGGGGCGTGATACTGGCGACTATCTGCCCTTCATCCAGACTGACGTAGCCGTGAATCCGGGCAACTCGGGTGGGCCGCTCATCAATATGCAGGGCGAGGTGATCGGTATCAATTCGCAGATCTACAGCCGTACGGGCGGTTTCATGGGCATTTCCTTCGCGATTCCGATCGACGAAGCCATGCGCGTGGCCGATCAACTCAAGTCGACGGGCAAGGTCGTGCGAGGGAGAATTGCCGTGGCGATAGGCGAGGTGACGAAGGACGTCGCAGACTCACTTGGTTTGCCGAAGGCGCAGGGGGCGCTCGTCAGCAGTGTCGAGCCGGGCGGTCCGGCCGACAAGGCAGGCGTACAGCCGGGCGACATCATCCTCAAGTTCAACAGCCACTCGGTCGATACGGCGACGGATCTCCCGCGCATGGTTGGCGATACAAAGCCGGGCACGAAGGCAACGATCACCGTCTGGCGTAAGGGCCAGACGCGCGACCTGCCGGTCACGATCGCCGAGATGCAGCCTGAAAAGACCGCGAGTGTCGACGAGAAGAAGCCGGTGCCGCCGAAACCTCGCGCGACGAACTCGCTTGGCGTTGCGGTCAGCGATATTCCTGCTGACGAACTGAAGTCGCTGAAGCTACGTGGCGGCGTGCAGGTCGACGCGGTCGAAGGGCCAGCCGCGCGGGTTGGGCTGCAGAAGGGCGACGTGATCCTGCGCGTCGGCGACACGGATATCACGAGCGCGAAGCAGTTCGACGAGATTACATCGCATGTCGATCCGCAGAAAATGGTGGCGCTGCTCGTGCGTCGCGGCGACAACACGCAGTTTGTGCCGATCCGTCCGCGCGTCGCGCCGGCCCAGAAGTGA
- the fabF gene encoding beta-ketoacyl-ACP synthase II, with protein sequence MSRRRVVVTGLGLISPVGNNVADGWTNLVAGKSGIADITKFDASNFSTRFAGEVKGFNIEDYIPGKEARHMDTFIHYGVAAGIQAMQDSGLEITEENAERVGVVVGSGIGGLPMIEVTQTELLNRGPRRISPFFVPASIINMISGHLSIKFGFKGPNLAIVTACTTGLHCIGEASRLIEYGDADVMIAGGAESTVSPLGIGGFAAARALSQRNDDPATASRPWDKDRDGFVLGEGAGVMVLEEYEHAKARGAKIYAEVSGYGMSGDAYHMTAPLEDGDGARRCMLAAMKNAGVNSDQVNYLNAHGTSTPLGDLAETTGIKRAFGDHAKNIVVNSTKSMTGHLLGGAGGLESVFTVLAVHHQISPPTINIFNQDPECDLDYCANTAREMKIDVALKNSFGFGGTNGTLVFKRA encoded by the coding sequence GTGAGCCGCCGTCGTGTTGTTGTTACAGGCCTGGGGCTGATTTCGCCTGTTGGCAATAATGTTGCCGACGGCTGGACCAATCTGGTCGCCGGCAAGTCAGGTATTGCCGACATCACGAAGTTCGACGCATCGAACTTCTCGACTCGCTTTGCTGGCGAGGTGAAGGGCTTCAATATCGAGGACTACATCCCCGGCAAGGAAGCGCGCCATATGGATACGTTTATCCATTACGGCGTTGCTGCCGGCATCCAGGCGATGCAGGACAGCGGTCTGGAAATCACTGAAGAAAACGCCGAACGCGTCGGTGTCGTGGTGGGTTCTGGTATCGGCGGTCTGCCGATGATCGAAGTCACCCAGACCGAGTTGCTGAATCGCGGCCCGCGCCGGATTTCGCCGTTCTTCGTGCCGGCGTCGATCATCAATATGATTTCCGGCCATCTGTCGATCAAGTTCGGCTTCAAGGGTCCGAACCTCGCGATCGTTACCGCATGTACCACTGGCCTGCACTGTATCGGCGAAGCTTCGCGTCTGATCGAATACGGCGACGCCGATGTGATGATTGCAGGCGGCGCGGAATCGACTGTGTCTCCGCTCGGTATCGGCGGCTTTGCGGCGGCGCGCGCGCTGTCGCAACGCAATGACGATCCGGCGACGGCAAGCCGTCCGTGGGACAAGGATCGCGACGGTTTCGTGCTGGGCGAGGGTGCTGGCGTCATGGTGCTCGAAGAGTACGAGCACGCGAAGGCGCGCGGAGCGAAGATCTATGCGGAAGTGTCCGGCTATGGGATGAGCGGGGACGCCTACCACATGACCGCGCCCCTCGAAGACGGCGATGGCGCGCGACGCTGCATGCTGGCCGCCATGAAGAACGCGGGCGTAAATTCAGACCAGGTGAACTACCTGAATGCGCACGGCACTTCGACTCCGCTCGGCGACCTGGCCGAGACGACCGGGATCAAGCGCGCGTTCGGCGACCACGCGAAGAACATCGTTGTGAATTCGACCAAGTCCATGACCGGGCACCTGCTGGGTGGCGCGGGCGGGCTTGAATCGGTGTTCACCGTGCTGGCCGTGCATCACCAGATCTCGCCGCCCACCATCAATATCTTCAACCAGGATCCGGAATGCGATCTCGACTACTGCGCGAACACCGCGCGGGAGATGAAGATCGACGTCGCGCTGAAGAATTCTTTTGGGTTCGGCGGCACGAACGGCACGCTGGTCTTCAAGCGCGCCTGA
- the lepA gene encoding translation elongation factor 4, protein MDHIRNFSIIAHIDHGKSTLADRIIQLCGGLSDREMESQVLDSMDLERERGITIKAQTAALSYRARDGKIYNLNMIDTPGHVDFSYEVSRSLSACEGALLVVDASQGVEAQTVANCYTAIELGVEVVPVLNKIDLPAANPESAIEEIEDVIGIDATDATRCSAKTGLGVEDVLEALIAKVPSPKGDTEAPLQALIIDSWFDNYVGVVMLVRIVNGTLRPKDRIRMMATGAQYPVEHIGVFTPKSKNLEVLSAGQVGFIIAGIKELAAAKVGDTVTLVNRPAAEPLSGFKEVKPQVFAGLYPVEANQYDALRESLEKLKLNDASLQYEPEVSQALGFGFRCGFLGLLHMEIVQERLEREFDMDLITTAPTVVYEVLQRDGTTIMVENPAKMPDPSRIEEVREPIVTVNLYMPQEYVGSVITLCEQKRGSQINMQYHGRQVQLTYEIPMGEIVLDFFDRLKSTSRGYASMDYEFKEYRAADVVKVDMLINGDKVDALSVIVHRSQSQYRGREVAAKMRELIPRQMYDVAIQATIGANIIARENIKALRKNVLAKCYGGDITRKKKLLEKQKAGKKRMKQVGSVEIPQEAFLAILRVEDK, encoded by the coding sequence ATGGATCATATTCGTAACTTCTCGATCATTGCGCACATCGACCATGGCAAGTCGACGCTCGCCGATCGCATCATCCAGCTTTGCGGTGGTTTGTCCGACCGCGAGATGGAGTCGCAGGTGCTCGACTCGATGGATCTCGAGCGCGAGCGCGGCATCACCATCAAGGCGCAGACGGCTGCGTTGTCCTATCGGGCGCGCGATGGGAAGATCTACAACCTCAACATGATCGACACGCCGGGGCACGTTGACTTTTCATATGAAGTCAGCCGTTCCCTGTCGGCGTGCGAAGGTGCGCTGCTGGTGGTCGACGCCAGCCAGGGCGTCGAAGCACAGACTGTCGCGAACTGCTACACGGCGATCGAACTCGGCGTCGAGGTCGTGCCGGTACTGAACAAGATCGATCTGCCAGCGGCCAACCCGGAAAGCGCGATCGAGGAAATCGAAGACGTCATTGGCATCGATGCAACCGACGCTACTCGTTGTAGCGCGAAGACCGGCCTCGGCGTCGAGGACGTCCTGGAGGCGTTGATCGCCAAGGTGCCGTCGCCGAAGGGCGACACCGAAGCGCCGCTGCAGGCGCTCATCATCGACTCGTGGTTCGATAACTACGTTGGCGTCGTGATGCTTGTGCGCATAGTCAACGGCACGCTGAGGCCGAAGGACCGGATCCGCATGATGGCGACCGGCGCTCAATACCCGGTCGAGCACATCGGCGTGTTCACGCCGAAGTCGAAGAATCTCGAGGTGCTGTCTGCGGGGCAGGTGGGCTTTATCATCGCGGGCATCAAGGAGCTGGCGGCGGCAAAGGTGGGCGACACGGTGACTCTGGTGAACCGTCCCGCAGCCGAACCGCTATCTGGTTTCAAGGAAGTCAAGCCGCAGGTGTTCGCCGGGCTGTATCCGGTCGAAGCGAACCAGTACGACGCACTGCGCGAGTCGCTTGAAAAGTTGAAGCTGAATGACGCGTCGCTGCAGTACGAGCCGGAGGTGTCGCAGGCACTGGGTTTCGGCTTCCGCTGTGGCTTCCTGGGTCTCCTGCACATGGAGATCGTACAGGAGCGGCTCGAACGTGAATTCGACATGGATCTCATCACTACCGCGCCGACGGTGGTGTACGAGGTCCTCCAGCGTGACGGCACGACTATCATGGTCGAAAACCCCGCCAAGATGCCCGATCCGTCGAGGATTGAGGAAGTGCGCGAGCCGATCGTCACCGTGAACCTCTACATGCCGCAGGAATACGTCGGCTCAGTGATTACACTGTGTGAGCAGAAGCGCGGCAGCCAGATCAACATGCAGTACCACGGGCGGCAGGTTCAGCTCACGTACGAAATCCCGATGGGCGAGATCGTGCTCGACTTCTTCGACCGGTTGAAGTCGACATCGCGCGGCTATGCTTCGATGGACTACGAGTTCAAGGAATACCGTGCGGCGGATGTCGTCAAGGTCGACATGCTGATCAACGGCGACAAGGTCGACGCGCTGTCGGTGATCGTCCATCGTTCACAGAGCCAGTATCGCGGCCGCGAAGTCGCCGCGAAAATGCGCGAGCTCATTCCGCGGCAGATGTACGACGTGGCCATTCAGGCGACGATCGGCGCGAATATCATCGCACGCGAGAACATCAAGGCGTTGCGCAAGAACGTGCTGGCGAAGTGTTACGGCGGCGACATCACGCGTAAAAAGAAGCTGCTGGAAAAACAAAAAGCGGGCAAAAAGCGAATGAAGCAAGTCGGGTCCGTCGAGATCCCGCAAGAGGCTTTCCTCGCGATCCTGCGTGTCGAAGACAAATAA
- the rnc gene encoding ribonuclease III, with product MPQSPLESRLRYEFRNAELLRQALTHRSHSATHNERLEFLGDSVLNCAVAALLFQRFGKLDEGDLSRVRANLVKQQSLYEIAQALNISEGLRLGEGELRSGGFRRPSILADTLEAVLGAVFLDGGFEAAQTVIKRLYVPILDHIDPRTLGKDSKTLLQEYLQGHKIALPTYTVVATHGAAHNQQFEVECTVPKLDVKVSGSGASRRAAEQAAAKKALEEVVAAAPAPVAKPKRSKAARAAKHAEPEIVPGVAGVQTALDLRAPDHRKADRTARSEQKHSSAPDVAVAERPASGPVATSVPLPVPLAVIRAAHVEYSEHGQIPVDKEKAAEKVGEKAVDKSEKLDKSAEKSEPALAAEKAAENPAEKPADKADTIVRTSDKPMPRARESIAGTRDDTELEPGVAGGVQTRAADAGH from the coding sequence ATGCCCCAATCTCCGTTGGAAAGCCGTTTGCGCTACGAATTTCGCAATGCGGAATTATTGCGCCAGGCTTTAACTCACCGCAGTCACAGTGCCACGCATAACGAACGGCTCGAGTTTCTCGGCGACTCCGTTCTGAACTGCGCGGTGGCTGCGCTATTGTTCCAACGTTTCGGGAAGCTGGACGAAGGCGATCTGTCGCGGGTCCGGGCCAATCTGGTCAAGCAGCAATCGCTTTATGAGATTGCTCAGGCCCTGAATATCTCGGAAGGTCTGCGGCTCGGCGAGGGTGAACTGCGAAGCGGAGGTTTCCGGCGTCCGTCGATCCTCGCGGACACACTGGAGGCCGTTCTGGGTGCGGTCTTCCTCGATGGCGGTTTCGAGGCCGCGCAGACCGTCATCAAGCGGCTCTACGTGCCGATCCTCGATCACATCGATCCGCGCACGCTAGGCAAGGATTCGAAGACATTGCTGCAGGAATATCTGCAGGGTCACAAGATCGCGTTGCCCACGTATACGGTGGTGGCGACGCATGGTGCGGCGCACAATCAACAGTTCGAGGTCGAATGTACGGTGCCCAAACTCGACGTGAAAGTGTCGGGTTCGGGTGCAAGCCGCCGCGCGGCCGAACAGGCTGCAGCCAAGAAGGCGCTGGAAGAAGTGGTCGCGGCCGCGCCGGCACCGGTCGCCAAGCCGAAGCGGTCGAAGGCTGCACGGGCAGCGAAGCATGCCGAGCCGGAGATCGTTCCCGGCGTGGCCGGCGTGCAGACGGCGCTGGACCTGCGCGCGCCAGACCACCGCAAAGCCGATCGGACCGCGCGTAGCGAGCAGAAGCACAGCAGCGCACCTGACGTAGCGGTCGCAGAACGTCCCGCCTCGGGGCCGGTGGCGACGTCCGTGCCCTTGCCTGTGCCGCTCGCCGTGATCCGCGCGGCGCACGTCGAATATAGCGAGCACGGCCAGATTCCTGTAGATAAGGAAAAGGCGGCGGAAAAAGTAGGCGAAAAGGCAGTCGATAAGTCCGAGAAACTGGACAAATCCGCCGAGAAGTCCGAACCCGCCCTTGCCGCCGAAAAAGCCGCTGAGAATCCGGCCGAAAAGCCAGCTGATAAAGCCGATACCATCGTCCGCACGAGCGATAAACCCATGCCCCGCGCCCGTGAGTCCATAGCCGGCACGCGTGACGATACCGAACTCGAACCTGGCGTTGCCGGCGGGGTGCAAACGCGCGCCGCCGATGCCGGCCATTGA
- the acpP gene encoding acyl carrier protein encodes MDNIEQRVKKIVAEQLGVAEAEIKNEASFVNDLGADSLDTVELVMALEDEFGMEIPDEEAEKITTVQQAIDYARANVKA; translated from the coding sequence ATGGACAATATCGAACAGCGCGTCAAGAAGATCGTCGCAGAACAACTGGGTGTTGCCGAAGCGGAGATCAAGAACGAAGCATCGTTCGTGAACGATCTCGGCGCTGACTCGCTCGACACCGTCGAACTCGTGATGGCCCTCGAAGACGAATTCGGCATGGAAATTCCGGATGAAGAAGCTGAGAAGATCACGACCGTCCAGCAAGCGATCGATTACGCTCGCGCGAACGTCAAGGCCTAA
- the rpoE gene encoding RNA polymerase sigma factor RpoE, which yields MSEKEIDQVLVERVQKGDKAAFELLVAKYHRKILRLISRLVRDPAEVEDVAQDAFIKAYRALPQFRGESAFYTWLYRIAVNTAKNYLATQGRRAPTSTEADAEEAETFSDADQLRDINTPESMLMSKQIAETVNAAMAVLPEELRTAITLREIEGLSYEEIAEMMGCPIGTVRSRIFRAREAIAAKLRPLLDTPEGKRW from the coding sequence GTGAGCGAAAAAGAAATTGATCAGGTGCTGGTCGAACGCGTGCAGAAGGGTGACAAGGCCGCGTTCGAGCTTCTGGTCGCCAAATACCACCGGAAGATCCTCCGGCTGATATCGCGCCTCGTGAGGGACCCAGCTGAGGTCGAGGACGTGGCCCAGGATGCATTCATCAAGGCGTATCGGGCTTTACCCCAATTCCGCGGTGAATCCGCGTTTTATACGTGGTTGTACCGGATTGCGGTCAACACGGCAAAGAACTACCTTGCGACCCAGGGCCGTCGCGCACCCACTTCGACCGAAGCGGATGCTGAAGAAGCTGAAACTTTCTCGGATGCCGACCAACTAAGGGATATCAACACGCCTGAGTCGATGTTGATGAGCAAGCAGATCGCTGAGACGGTCAATGCTGCTATGGCGGTTTTACCGGAAGAGCTGCGTACCGCCATTACTCTTCGTGAAATTGAGGGTTTGAGTTACGAGGAAATCGCTGAGATGATGGGATGCCCGATCGGCACTGTCAGATCACGGATTTTTCGTGCTCGCGAAGCCATTGCGGCAAAATTGCGTCCGTTGCTTGACACACCCGAAGGCAAGCGCTGGTAG
- the lepB gene encoding signal peptidase I: MNFALILFVLVIVTGIAWVADKLVFIPQRRRAAEAAVAEFDRQQARVGERFADENAAQTRARLRDEKLRQPWWLEYSASFFPVILVVFVVRSFVVEPFKIPSGSMVPTLLVGDFILVNKFDYGIRLPISNTKITQGRPVARGDVVVFRYPKDESVDYIKRVIGLPGDVVAYQDKKLTINGKPVPETPLPDYFDEERIGYAKQFEEDLGDRKNAILNNPAVPPFIVGAEDFPYRDNCTYNAQGVICTVPPGNYFMMGDNRDNSADSRYWGFAPDQNIVGRAFFIWMNFSNLRRIGSFN; encoded by the coding sequence ATGAATTTTGCACTGATTCTTTTTGTGCTCGTCATCGTAACGGGCATCGCCTGGGTCGCGGACAAACTGGTTTTCATCCCGCAACGGCGCCGCGCCGCGGAAGCTGCGGTCGCCGAATTCGACCGTCAGCAGGCACGGGTCGGCGAGCGTTTCGCCGATGAAAACGCGGCGCAAACGCGCGCCCGTCTGCGGGACGAAAAATTGCGCCAGCCCTGGTGGCTCGAATACTCGGCCAGCTTTTTCCCGGTGATTCTGGTGGTGTTCGTCGTGCGCTCGTTCGTTGTCGAGCCGTTCAAGATTCCGTCGGGGTCGATGGTGCCGACACTTCTGGTCGGTGATTTCATTCTCGTGAACAAATTCGACTACGGCATCCGTCTGCCGATTTCGAATACGAAGATCACGCAGGGTCGTCCGGTCGCGCGTGGTGATGTCGTCGTGTTCCGCTATCCGAAAGACGAGTCGGTCGACTACATCAAGCGCGTGATCGGTCTGCCCGGCGACGTCGTTGCCTATCAGGACAAGAAGCTCACGATCAACGGCAAGCCCGTGCCGGAGACTCCGCTGCCGGATTACTTCGACGAAGAACGGATCGGCTACGCGAAGCAGTTCGAAGAGGACCTCGGCGACCGCAAGAACGCGATCCTGAACAATCCTGCGGTGCCGCCTTTCATCGTCGGTGCCGAAGACTTTCCGTATCGCGACAACTGCACATACAACGCGCAGGGCGTCATCTGCACGGTGCCACCCGGCAACTACTTCATGATGGGCGACAACCGCGACAACAGTGCCGACAGCCGGTACTGGGGCTTTGCTCCGGACCAGAATATTGTCGGTCGTGCGTTCTTTATCTGGATGAACTTCAGCAACCTGAGACGCATCGGTTCATTCAACTGA
- a CDS encoding glutaredoxin family protein, protein MTMTAPLTLYGRTWCHLCDDMRAALEPLLAEFGAQVEVVDIDADPALEARYNEFVPVLVCDGIELCHYRLDDDSVRAALVARARCAAPAP, encoded by the coding sequence GTGACGATGACGGCGCCGCTGACGCTATACGGGCGCACGTGGTGCCATTTGTGCGATGACATGCGCGCTGCGCTCGAGCCTTTGCTGGCCGAATTCGGCGCGCAGGTCGAGGTGGTCGATATCGATGCCGATCCGGCGCTGGAAGCGCGCTACAACGAGTTCGTACCGGTTTTGGTCTGTGACGGCATCGAGCTTTGCCACTATCGCCTTGACGACGACAGCGTCCGGGCCGCGCTCGTTGCGCGCGCCAGGTGTGCCGCGCCTGCCCCTTAG
- a CDS encoding MucB/RseB C-terminal domain-containing protein, whose product MQNLRLNKTINWGRLPAFLFCAAILLSATPRAFAQSGDPVAARRTAAEWLNRIHEAAQQLNYEGAFVYQRGAFVQTSHIAHYATRNDGEFEQLESLDGKPRKMLRHNDELYTFVPERRLCVVEKRQNKDSFPALLAGTGEQVLSVYEPKLLGTDRVAGIDSQVVELDPKDGWRFAYKLWADAKTGLLLRAQTLDPNGQVLEQLSFSQIRIGVPVDKAPIVSGIRNTAGWTVVRPPVESVDMEAQGWQFPLTVPGFRKIRELRRPMAARDAGDPPIPVDQAVFSDGLAAVSIFIEPAEKNTRKEGSGSSGATHVLVKRHGDFWITLLGEVPQATLQQFASAIEYKASR is encoded by the coding sequence ATGCAGAACCTGCGGTTGAATAAAACGATTAACTGGGGGCGGCTGCCGGCATTTCTGTTCTGCGCAGCCATATTGTTATCCGCCACGCCGCGCGCTTTTGCGCAATCCGGGGATCCTGTCGCCGCCCGCCGCACGGCGGCCGAATGGCTCAACCGGATCCACGAGGCCGCCCAGCAGCTAAATTACGAAGGCGCGTTCGTCTATCAGCGTGGCGCGTTCGTCCAGACTTCACATATTGCCCATTACGCCACCCGCAATGACGGCGAGTTCGAGCAGCTCGAGAGTCTCGACGGCAAGCCGCGCAAGATGCTGCGTCACAACGACGAGCTCTATACCTTCGTACCGGAACGGCGTCTGTGCGTCGTAGAAAAGCGCCAGAACAAGGACTCGTTCCCCGCGTTGCTGGCAGGAACGGGTGAGCAGGTGTTGTCGGTCTATGAGCCGAAGCTGCTGGGAACCGATCGCGTTGCGGGCATCGACAGCCAGGTTGTCGAGCTCGATCCCAAGGACGGATGGCGCTTCGCCTATAAGCTGTGGGCAGACGCGAAAACGGGCCTCCTGTTGCGCGCGCAGACACTGGATCCGAACGGGCAGGTGCTCGAACAGCTTTCGTTCTCGCAGATCCGCATTGGCGTGCCGGTCGACAAGGCGCCGATCGTAAGCGGGATTCGCAATACGGCGGGCTGGACGGTGGTGCGGCCGCCGGTTGAGTCTGTCGACATGGAAGCGCAGGGTTGGCAATTCCCGCTAACCGTGCCAGGCTTCCGCAAGATTCGCGAGTTGCGTCGTCCGATGGCGGCCCGCGATGCCGGCGACCCGCCCATTCCGGTCGACCAGGCTGTGTTTTCTGATGGGCTCGCAGCCGTATCGATTTTTATCGAACCCGCCGAGAAGAACACACGCAAGGAAGGTTCGGGCAGTAGCGGCGCGACGCACGTGCTCGTGAAACGCCACGGAGATTTCTGGATTACTTTGCTAGGGGAAGTGCCCCAGGCAACGTTGCAGCAATTTGCGTCTGCCATAGAATATAAAGCTTCCAGGTAA